In Callithrix jacchus isolate 240 chromosome 18, calJac240_pri, whole genome shotgun sequence, one DNA window encodes the following:
- the CLK2 gene encoding dual specificity protein kinase CLK2 isoform X5: MFDWFDYHGHMCISFELLGLSTFDFLKDNNYLPYPIHQVRHMAFQLCQAVKFLHDNKLTHTDLKPENILFVNSDYELTYNLEKKRDERSVKSTAVRVVDFGSATFDHEHHSTIVSTRHYRAPEVILELGWSQPCDVWSIGCIIFEYYVGFTLFQTHDNREHLAMMERILGPIPSRMIRKTRKQKYFYRGRLDWDENTSAGRYVRENCKPLRRYLTSEAEEHHQLFDLIESMLEYEPAKRLTLGEALQHPFFSRLRAEPPNKLWDSSRDISR, from the exons ATGTTTGACTGGTTTGACTACCATGGCCACATGTGTATCTCCTTTGAGCTTCTGGGCCTTAGCACCTTCGATTTCCTCAAAGACAACAACTACCTGCCCTACCCCATCCACCAAGTGCGCCACATGGCTTTCCAGCTGTGCCAGGCCGTCAAGT TCCTCCATGATAACAAGCTGACACATACAGACCTCAAGCCTGAAAATATTCTGTTTGTGAATTCAGACTATGAGCTCACCTACAACTTAGAGAAG AAGCGAGATGAGCGCAGCGTGAAGAGCACGGCTGTGCGGGTGGTAGACTTTGGCAGTGCCACCTTTGACCATGAGCACCATAGTACCATTGTCTCCACTCGCCATTACCGAGCACCAGAGGTCATCCTTG AGTTGGGCTGGTCACAGCCTTGTGATGTGTGGAGTATCGGCTGCATCATCTTTGAGTACTATGTGGGCTTCACCCTCTTCCAG ACTCACGACAACAGAGAGCATCTAGCCATGATGGAAAGGATTTTGGGTCCTATCCCTTCCCGGATGATCCGAAAGACAAG aaagcagaaatatttttacCGGGGTCGTCTGGATTGGGATGAGAACACATCAGCTGGGCGTTATGTTCgtgagaactgcaaaccactgcgg CGGTATCTgacctcagaggcagaggaacACCACCAGCTCTTCGATCTGATTGAGAGCATGCTAGAGTATGAACCAGCTAAGCGGCTGACCTTGGGTGAAGCCCTTCAGCATCCTTTCTTCTCCCGCCTTCGGGCTGAGCCACCCAACAAGTTGTGGGACTCCAGTCGGGATATCAGTCGGTGA